The Magallana gigas chromosome 6, xbMagGiga1.1, whole genome shotgun sequence genome includes the window ATTCGGGTCTGTAGAATGTTTACTCAAGGGAAGCTACTGTGTGATAACAACTCCACACATAGGCACTGGCCCAGGGAATCACAAATGACTTTACAGCAAACAACAGTCAATAATCTCAAAATATTCTGCAGTTATTGACTCGCAGTCAAACAGAAGAataatttatcatgtttatcactTGTTTTCTTTCTGCTGTAATACTTCAAAATAATATGACCTAACTTAATAATTCAGTTGACTtgcatttctataaaaaaatgaaCCTCAATTTTCATAACATTTACTACCGGTAATTTGCCTGAAACAGCTTGATGGTAATGGAGCAGTTCATCATAATTTAAGCCCTCGCCCTTGACCTGATATAGACAGGTTCAGAGTTTGTGTTCTTTCCCCTCAGAGAACtaatcaatcaaaatgaacagGTATTGATTCAATGCAAATGCCTCTGAATTAATGCTATTTTACTCTTCCTCACAGAGTTCAAGTTAATTCTTTGTGTTTTGTAGTAAATTAGTTGACAGATGATTTGTTGATGGATGGTTGAATTCCGTGCTCAGGTAAGTCCTGATTAGACAGGATCTACAGGTATTATACAGGTGTATCTCACCTGGATCAATGATTACCTGCACCCGGAAGACCATGAAAACCGAGTTACCTGACATATATTAAGGTCACCCAAAAAGAAGTAAACAATCTTCTCcagcaatatttcaatttttcttcaaTTCATTCAGTTTCAACTaaattttcaatacatttttacatatgataaAACTTGATCTTGCTGTGATCAAACAAAAGATGGATTTTTCGTGCCTTTATTAGATTTGTTTAATCTTTATGAGCTTTGGTGTCTGCATTGAATTTAACAACTAGCGCATCTAGGATTTCTCACAATTTACGATGTGTGTTTTACTTAGCGATCATGGGAATTTTGCTGTAAATTTAACAGTTCAATCAATTTAAATGCCCACCTCCCAAAGGACGACAACAGAAATCATCACCTCAGTGAACAGGATTACCCACCAAATTATCGAGGACACTCCATTAAATCTAGTTCTGGTGAATTGACCCCATAAGACACATTACATCAGGTGACACCCCAATAATAGAACCAAGGTGACTGACCCCAGAACAGACCGTCCATAAAGAAAACTTGCACTAGTTCAAAGGCTGCactattttttataattgtttttactttaaataattGTCTATTTACATGCACTTTAagagtacatttttttcaaatatagcgtacatttacaataaaaagatgtaaacagtGTATACTGAGAAAATACCAGAATGCCAACATTTTCCTTCATGAACTATTGAGCAAACCGTGCAGGGTTTGGATATCTTGTGGTTTATTACCTGATAATAAAATCACACTTATACAAGTGCTGCCCGCagaaaacattataaataagACACTTTAGCTGCTACTGaattcttgtacatgtataatacatgtatatgttttcatcATGCATTCTCTGTTTTTTTACCATCCACACAACAGTGAAAAACAGACATATCAATAGCttatatataacatgtatatggtttctttttttattgttttgtactagaactagaaaactgaccagtcaggaagggccccgctatgacaattaatatagagaagtgaaaaaaactttgaattccatcctctttatattaacaatgatgaaacaTAAATGCCCagcagaagatgtaaagaactggactatataggatctcatgatttgtagttggatatgattttcatccaacaattaaagtgtttttttcttgaaccTTAGttaggggataaaacacacaagttggataaaaatcatattatactgcaaatcatgagattctatttatcccatattttatacaccgcaatcaatgtttacactgtttataaaactctacattattttacttcattatgcctaggcaaatcccattgtaaagtcacaactgtgggatatcaaaaaaatatccaatgagtcatatccacgggataaagtgggttaacatgggatgaaataaaatttgttaaaaaaacaaagaattgataccaatgcaatgatacctaggctttgcctctattcaataaaattattataaatcattgtatTTTAAccgaaataaaatatgaatattatattttaaatccatatttcaaagaatgtacacaatactatacacatcattcaaaattgaccttaacttcaaaacaaagttcatttgcagacacaggcagtgcagtaattaatctcaatgtgacagataaagataaagcttaggattttcttcctgtggaaggttaattaatcccaaaggacaaatattgcacagccttccatgtatacaacggtaacattctcagcagttatctctctttgcccattcattctcagcagttatctctctttgcccattcttcttatgcatagttaggaatctaccccaccaccccagctccaaaccagaagacatagagaaccaaacttagcatcaaaatatgtatttctgcctactgaactaccataccaaatttgaacttgattgggcaaccataaaaaaagttattagaaaaaaacaggaaatttgtggacggaagagtgacagacggacggacagaaggacggacggacagagtgattactatagggcacccgcaaatccttgcggggccctaataattattgattaaaaatattaacaagtgaaaagatgtcaatgtgacagcaaaccgggttttcttttatgtgaactgtatccataattcATGTCAACCCgttccagtgaaatggagtaccctatatgcaatattttgccaaaaaaagactaagttcaaaagctggtatttttttgataaataatcagaaatcaaaatcctagcaatatgcacacctctgatatatgtacaattgatctgcaaaagaacaacttcctatcttgaaaactgtaggaggagtacaatgagggtacccttttggcagccgcccggcCACCTGCCCGCCCGCCtgtcattttcaccattttaataaccggatttttccgttggaaaacccggttaacaAATATCCTCCATAGATGTTTGGTGCATGTATGTGCCTTCTGCATCCAGAAGTACcaaatttttaataactttCCAGTATATCAGAAAATGACAAGGAAGAGATATAGATTTTATATTAAGATCTCATTCTCTTCAAAATACCGGTACATTGTACAGGATATTGCTTATGAAGGGGCACCTGCAATGGGTCTTTGACCACAAAGAGATCGTCTTTTACTCGATCATCTTGAACATTGGTAAATCCAACATgagaatttatatcaatttgtttAACTTCTTTCAGAGATTAGATTTTTTTAGTTACCGGTACTTTTTTGTAAGTTTATTTGGTAAGTTTctttaaagtttgtttattcACTTAATGGACAGGCCTTGGTTTACACAGTCCTTACACCTACCCTGAGTCCAGTGTGAAGTCCTGTAAATGACAGTCCAAAGTAATCCTTCTCAATCAAGTCCAAGTGCTCACACACTTTGTCGAAAAGAATTTGTCCGACAGCTCGTTtctgaaagttaaaaaaaaatgagattgAATATGTCTGTTGACCATGAGCCCAGTGTATACTTGTTACTATGGTAACCTGACTGAATGATGCGGAACTACTTACATCTACATCGATTTCGAATAGTTTGCCGTCCAGGAGATGGATGCGACAGATGACTGAGCGGGCGGTGCGAACCTGCGTGATCCTCCGATTCTCACccatttctaaaataaataaaatcctgTTATCAAATTTGGGACATTTGTGGTTTCGAGAGTCAGACAACAGAGAGTATGGATAAATCTGAAATACTAGGATGAATATATATGTGATTTACAGATTAATTACAGACCATTCCAAGATTAGCGTATGTACTAGACTCATAACTATGTACTCACAATATTATAATGCCTCGATCGATCTATGATCTCGATCCTTCCTTCATTTACCCCACTCCCAGGACACTAGCTCCCATCCCATCCACTTGATTGATCCTAATTTCTAAGTACATGagcccccccccaaaaaaaaaccctttcacATCCTTGGTTTAATTAACTGGGCTTTAATCCTTACTTTACTAGAATACATAACTAAAAACCTAGGGATCAATATTTACAGAACACAAATGTGGGAATATGCATATAACTTCATGACCATgcttttcatgaaaaaattcgTCCATAGTTtttcaatgtaataaaaaaaattcaagattaTGGGTTAATGTAATGATTAGTTATGGACTGGatagtattttatcataatttcatgaaaaaGTTCCACAGGTGTATCTTATCTAGTGCATTGGATAAGAACATCATGAAAGAGTGACTTCCCTTGAATGCATAAGTCGCTTCCCGTTTTGAACTTTTAGAGAATTAATTAATGGGGTTTTGAATCCTAAGCTCATGGAGATTGAATAAAAAACGACAATACATAACACAGACCGCCCCTCCCAAAGATTCTGTTTCCTAACACTTGTTTAATAACTTCTGCTTCAAATGCGGAAATCAGTTTAACAAATTACAGGTGTAAACAGCGTGCACAGGTAGATCATTACAATAGCATATCTTGTAGAAAGGAAACAAACTTATAGGGAATGTGGCATGTTGTTTGGAATCGGTAAACTTACCATTTGTTCGAGGGTCCGTATATTCGCAGGCTTGTTTTTATATCATGTCGGTTATCAAAATATCCAAACGCTTAAAATGCAGCGCCACCTAGCGGTCCGTGACGTCACCGTCTCAGGTATTCCGTATGGTAAATCAAAAAATATGTGGACCGTCGGCAGGGAAATTACTCGAAAATCGGGTAGTTGCATTCATaacaaatattgtgaaaaaaagCCAAAATGAATTAgggataaatatatatataatcaagatactttaaaaaataattagtttattttatatatagaccgtcatttccttattttacttCTGGAATGTATGTTGATCTACATGTTTTCACGTTTACCTGTTTATAGGGGAGGAACGGAGAATAGGATGCAGTCACAAAGTCCGCCCATTgaggacacccccccccccaccccctcacaattaatttatatctttatcgGCCAAATTAAAGATAGGGCTTTTTATGCAATGATCgctgttttggaaaaaaaaatcgcttCAAGATATGAATGGGTCATATTATCAATCAGTCACTAAATGATGACACAACCATTCCTTGGCATAAGTCATCAAGAGTACTACTAATTAAAACACGTGTATAACTGATAGGAAAAGGTATCGACCCTTGTTCATTATCTGTTCACgatgataaattaaaatattttgtgacgCTGAAACAAGGAGATCAATAAACATTGACCTTGGGTTCCCTGAAGATTAAAAGGAAAATGTcgcattatattttattttgtttacattttaaaataaaatatagatactaatataaaatattcatagtCTCTGATACGCCCCATTTGAAGGGCGCTGGGTTTTAGTGATGACCATACGCAAATCTGATCAATAAGTTAGCCACGTTTTCTCAGAGTTTTTGCAATCTGTAATCTGTGTAAAcattttactataaaaaaaaatattttgacatggTTTTCTTAATTTACCAATTTCGGTAATGTTTTAAGATGTTTACGCATTTTTGTCTTCATCAGTTTAATAATTGAATTACTTGCTCAGTATTAAAGGTACAAAGATAACAATGTTTGAATACTGCGTTGTTAATTTTTCTGCCTGTTctgttttcctttatattaAAGCACCAAGTGAACGATAAAATTACGGTGATTGATAAAGCTGTGATTCCAGCATTGAGAATCtttgaatttgaaaatctgGACGtgtttaaaactgtttaaagCATATTCTTCCGGCAGGCGGATTGATGACCAAGGGGACCCCATACATAGGTTAAAATTTGTCCACATCCCCCattactttcaaaaacaatgctacGAGCCTGTCTCAACGCACAATTGCAAGTTATGTCGTTTTAGTAGAAATTGGTCCtgtcattttgaaatattacatCACGTGGTTCTTAGATTTCCCAACATATAGGTTTTGGATTAATGATGAGTTGTAAATTGTACATATTTAtggaatttaacaatttaattgCGTTTTTCAAAACTTTAGGCTTTATAAGTTCACAATGGAATATgacaaactaaaatataaatttaaattgcttgcttcattgtttttgttttcaaattaaagaaCAAACCGGTCTGATAAATTAATTACAGCCATTATTACCGGTATTACATTtgcaatgataaaaattaattgcAATTTTCAATGTAATTTACTTGGTTGAGCCTTTAGTTTTCTGAACGCAGGTATCATAAAGACATTTGAAAATCACGCAGCTTTGTTAAAAAGTTGACACTGTAGAAAACGAAACAAGTCAAGTATAAAACGAGACGGAATATCGCTTTCTGTCCAAACTGAAttatgtttattacttttatatagaaaaaagcGCCGTTTTGTTGTTATCAGCGACTTGGATAAAATATGTACTCACCTAACACAAATAACACATGTCGAGGACTAACGGTGAATACATTTACTATTTAGATTACTTCACCGAACTTTGTACACGTCTGTAAAATCACTGCTTCAGTGCTATGATTTAATACCATTCTTTTAccaaagataaaatatttcacaTCTTGAACCCTCTCTCTTCCACAGGCACCGTGGACAtctattacccccccccccccaccccgaatcttattttttttttaaataatacgaGGTAAACTTGtacttttttcttgtttaagttTTTATGTGAATAATAATTGATAATGTAACCTATTCgtctttaaaactgttttttaaatttttgcgtTTTTGACTGACTTTCATTGATATTAAGAGAGTCTTATTGCATGCGACCTTAATCTTGATTTGAATGATTTCTTCTAAATTCTTCAAActactgccccccccccccccccttacaaACACATGCATTACAGGTACTATAAATACCAGCACACCCCCTTCATCTCCACTGCAATGTGATAAAATTAAGAAACAAAACCCAGCCGTAGAATGGagtcatttaattattgttCATTTACATGGATTGACACATTACATGTTCTAGACttctgaattttaaatttaaaacagtaactttattaaaataaatggtCACTTTACCCTTAATTacacaaattttcatttgaactgataaattaatacatgttttcTGAATTTAAGAGTCTTGCATGTTTGACATATtacaatttggttttttttctcaaatgtaTAAATACTTATTACTTTGTTAAGTAATGATTAAACATGAAGGGGAAATAACTTGTCCTGACGGAGATTATTGTCATGCATTGACATAAGGTGTgtctgtatacagtatatcaaACACAGGAAATAAGTACGggataattataaaaatcatcCAAGAAATAGCAATGAAACATCCTTAAGAAGATATCAACATCCTTGAGGTAGTCACCATAGCAACAATGAAAAATCttatcataaattaaaaaatacacagaaattgcactttaaaaatatttcagaggATGAAAGACAGAATAGATTAGACAAACTTTTCTTGATTCAAATAAAACCATAacgtaaaatacaaaaatgaaagGAGAAAATATTATAGACAGTGAGACTAGAgttataaattgtatatatgcaGCATTGGCAAAGAATGATGggaaggaagggggggggggtgattaaACTGGATCAAACTCCATTTTCAATTCCACACATAGCTGTATTATTAGTATTACACACATTAATTATACAGACAAGGCGTTACACCATGTAAACAAGTACAGCAGATCTTCAATACAAAAGATAAgtctacatgtaattgtttcatTTGAAGCCAAAATACATGAAAGGATTAATTCAGCATACATCGTCAGACATCAAGAAAAATCAGATCCCTTCTTATTGGCTGGGCCGAACACATTGAACTTTTCTGTTctcatttgtaaaaatatttaccGTTAGTATTCTCAATCCACCAACAAGAGAGCAAAGCTTTACAGTTTTAGAAGTATCAAAATGGTACTCTTGCAAAAACATGTTGGTATTAATAAAAGCATCCTTAATAAGTATTATAGCAACTGGTTAAAATTTCCTtccaaaaagttaaaaaaacacAAGTTAAATGGGGCATGAATTATTCATGAGAACAAGCAAAGTTTATTTACTTTTCCCAATATTTTAAAGTGTAAACTTAGTGTTTACAAAACTGGCCAAATTGACATTGCCTAGGCTACACAGGGCGATCCAATCAGAACAAGACATATTAATTGATATTGACGTTGCCTAGGCTACACAGGGCGATCCAATCAGAACAAGACATTGATATTGACATTGCCTAGGCTACACAGGGCGATCCAATCAGAACAAAGACATAATTGATATTGACGTTGCCTAGGCTACACAGGGCGATCCAATCAGAACAAGACATTGATATTGACGTTGCCTAGGCTACACAGGGCGATCCAATCAGAACGAGACATGATTGATGTTGACATTGGCTAAGCTACACAGAGCGTCCACGTCTTCCATCAACAGGTATCGCTTCAGCAATTCAGGCACAGGGTACGGAAGTCCCTCAATAGCCACGGGCACGGAACAGACAATGTGCTGCCGGAATGAGACACGTGACAGGTGTCTCAGGGTGGGCGGGGTCTTCATCTGCTGGATCAGCCATTTGGCCAGGTGGGGACATGATCGGGAGATGTGGTACACATTGGAAGTCTGATAAACCCAGCCTGCCGCTATTGCATACATTGTCAACTTGAAAAATGTCCTCATTCTCTTTCGTCGAGACTTCCAGTAACATTCAAAGTAATAAAATAGGGAGCGAATTACAAAATCCAAATCTGTGGAAGGGGCCCATCGTAAAagttttaaactaaaatcaGACATGTTCATAAGGATTGGATCCAGGGGGTCAACATAGATCGGTTGATGCCGATGCAGTATTTTGAGGAGAAGTTCGTGAAACAGAATTGAGTTGGAGCACTGCTGGGCCATAGTAATGAGCATGTGCAGAAATTTGTCATCCTGAAACTTGAATGCCGTCCTCACGGTGTACATCATGGCGTCCTTACAGATCGGTTCCGCATCAGCCTTCATCAACAACTTGATGATTTCCCAGCAGATGGAATGTCTTGGTTCCAACCGATTGTCAAAGGCAGTTATCAAAGCCACGTCAAATGCTGAGCAATTATTGACATTAAGACAATTCTTGGAGCATGACTTTCCAGCCAGCAACACTTGGACACACTCAACATGGCTGAGTTTCACTGCTATAATCAGGGCTGTTTCTTTCTTCTCATTTAATTCCACATTGACATCCACATTTGTATTGTTAATGAACTTTTCTAGTTCTTTGTAATCATTATTTGTGATCAGATTGTCCAGTAGGAGGGCATCAGAAGGCTGGCCGGAGTTGTCTTCCAATGGATCCTCGTCCCCCTCCAGGTGGGGCTCCGTTAGGTTGGGCATGCAGTGCGTGGGCCAGAGGCTGTGACCTTTGACATTGTTATTGCCCATGCTCCAGCCCATCCATCTGAAACCAGAGAACAATACAACTTCAAAAACTTACAATTCTATGAATGTTTACTTTACTTGcacttttacagtatatattaatACAGTGAGTTGCTGTTGCCTGATTTGGCCATGGAATAACATTGAGTTTACTACAAAATACACATTCTGAGGCAAATTTAACatggcaaacaataacgacaattcatgcaaaaatagaaaattcaCTCCTCAATTTAAATCAGGTCAAATGCTtcataaatgtttgttttatttattatcatgaTTCACATTTTACCAATTGTACTTGGAACAGTATGATGCTTTCTGTTTGACACTGAGAATTATGTCTTAGTGTGAGTAGATAAATGAAATGAACAAACTTCAATTGGTACATCACCAGACCAGTATAAAACATAGCTTACATCAGTTAAGATGTGAGTTAAATCAGTGGGGCTGGGATTTCCTGTTTCTCTTGATATCTGATTGTGcctataaataaatttaaaaatcagaacACATTAACATTAATCTTCATCTTATTTTCACATAAATCTGTAGAAAAACTTCAATGAAGACTAAAagtttttacactttaatcatGGAATAATTATTTACCATTAAACAATGTTCTTCAACATGCCCCCAGGATCAAAACATTTGTCTCTTCTTTTTAATTTGCACCAATATTTTGGCTGTTAAATGGTTGATTACCAAAGGATATTCATCTACAAAGCCATTCATCTACTTAAGAATTAATTAAGATCAAGTTTGCCACAAGTACTTGTCAATGAAACCAATCTTGCGAAGTAATTTTTTGTACTTGATTAAATTTTGTTAGGAGACCAGCATGGGGGGAGTTAGGACAACCATGGACATAGAACCGTTTTAAcgagagcttggactttgggcagAATGTGATAAACTCCGATTTGATGAAGGTGGGATCTACTAATAGTTAACTGTCCAGCCATTGGCTAATAGATATGCATACATTGAACGCAATGACTCTCATCTGACTTCATCCAGGGATGTATATTTTGCTGAAACAGGATCAGTTTCACATAGCAGAGCACCGGTTTTGACAttctatgaatattaatgaggtTCTCTTAGAGAATAAGAAGAAAGGAGGTCAATGTTTGACAGAttgttttgatgagcaaactaaaacataaacattctaccgaaagtccaagctcttgttaaaacggttctatATACTATACATCCTTGGGACAACTACCATTtgaggtttttgtttttggccttttgttgttataaaaattgtttactttaAGTGATTGAGAGATTTGTCACAGTGTTATGCATGTGGTGGGATATAataccaaaaagaaaaaaatatacaagttATATTATGACCATGATGTATAAAACTGATTAAATCAGATTTTATAAGCTATACAAGAAAATGTAGCCCATAACAATCTGAATGTTCTTCACTAGGGTACAAGGTGTTTGACCATGATATATGAATTAATTACACTTGAAAAAATGAGGGTCTTCAATTTGTTTAACATAATACATCAGATCTCAAAGCTATGTAAGAAAATTTACAACCGTGTATTTTAGCTTATGTCAATGCACGGCTTGAATGGCAACTTTATCTAAGCGTTTACAGTCCATGGTGGAATAtttctgccccttgtgtgcaagttatttttctatcaaatatgttgacatgcaagataattatgtcaacatacaACATAACTGTTGAcgtgcaagaaaattgcaatcagatacgaattatacaaaatatcaaaaaatctcaaaaatcacccacctgtgacatccaagatgctaccttttttatgtcgacatgcaacttatttatgtaaacatgcaagataaatatgctgacattcaacgtatttatgtcaacatgcagcttatttatgttg containing:
- the LOC105343810 gene encoding uncharacterized protein, translated to MGWSMGNNNVKGHSLWPTHCMPNLTEPHLEGDEDPLEDNSGQPSDALLLDNLITNNDYKELEKFINNTNVDVNVELNEKKETALIIAVKLSHVECVQVLLAGKSCSKNCLNVNNCSAFDVALITAFDNRLEPRHSICWEIIKLLMKADAEPICKDAMMYTVRTAFKFQDDKFLHMLITMAQQCSNSILFHELLLKILHRHQPIYVDPLDPILMNMSDFSLKLLRWAPSTDLDFVIRSLFYYFECYWKSRRKRMRTFFKLTMYAIAAGWVYQTSNVYHISRSCPHLAKWLIQQMKTPPTLRHLSRVSFRQHIVCSVPVAIEGLPYPVPELLKRYLLMEDVDALCSLANVNINHVSF